The following are encoded in a window of Streptomyces sp. Go-475 genomic DNA:
- a CDS encoding extracellular solute-binding protein: protein MTSLGVRRSRRLGHGGIRRVVPLAAVATAGALLLSACGGSDSGSGGTSKSLTFWISTVPGQDAGWKKMVAEYKKETGVKVNLVNIPYDGYDAKLRNAAQANSLPDVAAVPKLDPIWANKLIDLGPIANKKSNKINKNFIAKDSSGKVLSIPSDITASGLFINKSLFEKAGVSFPTSPQKTWTWTEFVKAADKVREKTGAKYSLTFDQSPSRLRAMVYELGGKYVHADSSGKFSVDAATRKAVKRFVAMNDDKTMPKSVWTSGADPSAMFQSGDVVAYWSGVWQVPAFAESIKKFEWASVPTPAEPVQASDVNSGGMMVGFNNNGAAATATEKFISWLYEPAHYQALCEASGFLPVESGLTPKYPFKSEAAQAAFKLYNESIPLYAPISGYFNTAQTNWVLKGKSLTEDPTKTELGKAINGQQSADKALDNIVAGYNQQVGG from the coding sequence ATGACCAGTCTGGGTGTACGGCGCTCCCGCCGGCTCGGCCACGGCGGCATACGCCGCGTTGTTCCCCTCGCTGCCGTCGCCACGGCAGGTGCCCTCCTGCTCTCCGCCTGCGGCGGCTCGGACTCGGGCTCGGGCGGGACGTCCAAGTCGCTGACGTTCTGGATCTCCACGGTTCCGGGGCAGGACGCGGGCTGGAAGAAGATGGTGGCGGAGTACAAGAAGGAAACCGGCGTCAAGGTCAACCTCGTCAACATCCCCTACGACGGCTACGACGCGAAGCTGCGCAACGCCGCGCAGGCGAACTCCCTGCCCGACGTGGCGGCGGTGCCGAAGCTGGACCCGATCTGGGCGAACAAGCTGATCGACCTCGGCCCCATCGCCAACAAGAAGAGCAACAAGATCAACAAGAACTTCATCGCCAAGGACTCGTCCGGGAAGGTGCTGTCCATCCCCTCGGACATCACCGCGTCCGGCCTGTTCATCAACAAGTCGCTCTTCGAGAAGGCCGGCGTCTCCTTCCCGACCTCGCCGCAGAAGACCTGGACCTGGACCGAATTCGTCAAGGCGGCGGACAAGGTCCGGGAGAAGACCGGCGCCAAGTACTCCCTCACCTTCGACCAGTCGCCGTCCCGGCTCCGCGCCATGGTGTACGAGCTCGGCGGGAAGTACGTCCACGCCGACTCCTCCGGCAAGTTCTCGGTGGACGCCGCGACCCGGAAGGCCGTGAAGCGCTTCGTCGCGATGAACGACGACAAGACCATGCCGAAGTCGGTGTGGACCAGCGGCGCCGACCCGTCCGCCATGTTCCAGAGCGGTGACGTGGTCGCCTACTGGTCCGGTGTGTGGCAGGTGCCCGCCTTCGCGGAGAGCATCAAGAAGTTCGAGTGGGCGAGCGTCCCCACCCCCGCCGAGCCGGTGCAGGCCAGTGACGTCAACAGCGGCGGCATGATGGTCGGCTTCAACAACAACGGAGCCGCGGCCACCGCCACGGAGAAGTTCATCTCCTGGCTGTACGAGCCGGCCCACTACCAGGCGCTGTGCGAGGCGTCCGGGTTCCTGCCCGTCGAGAGCGGTCTGACCCCGAAGTACCCCTTCAAGTCCGAGGCGGCGCAGGCGGCGTTCAAGCTCTACAACGAGTCGATCCCGCTGTACGCCCCGATCTCCGGCTACTTCAACACCGCGCAGACGAACTGGGTGCTGAAGGGCAAGAGCCTCACCGAGGACCCGACCAAGACGGAGCTCGGCAAGGCGATCAACGGCCAGCAGTCGGCCGACAAGGCGCTGGACAACATCGTGGCCGGCTACAACCAGCAGGTCGGCGGCTGA
- a CDS encoding sugar ABC transporter permease translates to MTKRAPDVSASPPRRRSKYTLAPLVLIAANVVLFALFFLWPAVIGLVYSFTNYTGVGAFQFIGLDNYQRLFGDSTFFDALTRTLLYTVLFVPLNFVFSLLIANVLVSRHAKGVSVARVFFFIPWLLSPIVVGVLWRWLFGENFGLVNYLIEKFGGSAVPWQSNADLSLLVVVVAASWAWTGFSMLLFIAAIKNVPVSYYEAASLDGAGPWRQFMSITLPSIAPTSFIVILLNTIHAMKEYPLFASLNNGGPGTSNNLLVQYIYQTGFKSGQIGYASAASFVLMLILMAVAIIQLVVNRRVENR, encoded by the coding sequence ATGACCAAACGCGCCCCGGACGTGTCCGCGAGCCCGCCCAGGAGACGCAGTAAGTACACCCTTGCGCCGCTCGTCCTCATCGCGGCCAACGTCGTGCTCTTCGCGCTGTTCTTCCTCTGGCCGGCGGTGATCGGGCTCGTCTACTCGTTCACGAACTACACGGGCGTGGGGGCGTTCCAGTTCATCGGACTGGACAACTACCAGCGCCTGTTCGGGGACTCCACCTTCTTCGACGCGCTGACCCGGACGCTGCTGTACACCGTGCTCTTCGTCCCGCTGAACTTCGTGTTCTCGCTGCTCATCGCCAACGTGCTGGTGAGCAGGCACGCCAAGGGCGTGTCGGTGGCCCGCGTCTTCTTCTTCATCCCGTGGCTGCTGTCGCCCATCGTCGTGGGTGTGCTGTGGCGGTGGCTGTTCGGCGAGAACTTCGGACTGGTCAACTACCTCATCGAGAAGTTCGGCGGAAGTGCCGTCCCGTGGCAGTCGAACGCGGACCTGTCGCTGCTGGTCGTGGTGGTCGCGGCGTCCTGGGCCTGGACGGGCTTCTCGATGCTGCTGTTCATCGCGGCGATCAAGAACGTACCGGTCTCGTACTACGAGGCGGCATCGCTCGACGGCGCCGGTCCGTGGCGCCAGTTCATGAGCATCACCCTGCCGAGCATCGCGCCCACGTCCTTCATCGTGATCCTGCTCAACACGATCCACGCGATGAAGGAGTATCCGCTGTTCGCCTCCCTCAACAACGGCGGACCCGGGACGTCGAACAACCTGCTTGTCCAGTACATCTACCAGACCGGCTTCAAATCGGGCCAGATCGGCTACGCGAGCGCCGCGTCGTTC